A segment of the Oncorhynchus nerka isolate Pitt River linkage group LG19, Oner_Uvic_2.0, whole genome shotgun sequence genome:
AAGATAACAACCATATGAGCACCAGCTTAGGAAGATAACAACCATATGAGCACCAGCTTAGGAAGATAACAACCATATGAGCACCAGCTTAGGAAGATAACAACCATATGAGCACCAGCGTTGGAAGATAACAACCATATGAGCACCAGTTTAGGAAgacaacaaccatatgagcaCCAGAGGGGGCCGTTAGATAAAGGGGCTCATTCAGACCAAGTGTGGGTCGTAGGAGGAAGGGGCTCATTCAGACCCAGTGTGGGTCGTGGGAGGAAGGGGCTTATTCAGACCCAGTGTGGGTCGTGAGGGAAGGGCTCATTCAGAATCACTGTGGGTCGTAGGAGGAAGGGGCTCATTCAGACCCAGTGTGGGTCATGAAAGGAAGGGGCTCATTCAGAATCACTGTGGGTCGTAGGAGGAAGGGGCTCATTCAGAACCAGTGTGGGTCGTGAGGGAAGGGCTCATTCAGAATCAGTGTGGGTCGTAAGAGGAAGGGGCTTATTCAGACTCAGTGTTGGTCGTTGGAAGAAGGGGCTCATTCAGACCCAGTGTGGGTCGTAGGAGGAAGGGGCTCATTCAGAACAAGTGTGGGTCGTAGGAGGAAGGGGCTCATTCAGAATCACTGTGGGTCgtaggaggaaggggttaattCAGAACCAGTGTGGGTCGTAAGGGAAGGGCTCATTCAGAATCAGTGTGGGTCGTAGGAGGAAGGAGCTCATTCAGATCCAGTGTGGGTCGTAGGAGGAAGGCGCTCATTCATACTCAATTTGGGTTGTGAGAGGAAGGGGATCATTCAGACTCAGTGTGGATCGCAGGAGGAAGTGGATGATTCAGACTCAGTGTGGATCGCAGGAGGAAGGGGATGATTCAGACTCAGTGTGGATCGCAGGAGGAAGGGGGTCATTCAGACTCAGTGTGGATCATGGGAGGAAGGGGATCATTCAGACTCAGTGTGGGTCATGGGAGGAAGGGGCTCATTTGACTCAGTGCGGGTCGTATATGGGAAGGGGCTTGCCTGAAGGAAGTAGAGTGTGTCTGCATGCTTACTGAAGTGCAGACCACCCAAATATCAGACCATGCAAATAACCTGGGCGGCCAGTCAACAGTTATACAGGGACAAGGTACAAGTGTTTTAACGTTGTATAATGTAACTGAAGTACTACACGCTACTAAAAATAGGGAAATGTTCAAGGTTTATGAAAAatgctatatatttttttatgtagaATGGTTTGGTATTTCTGTTAGTGGCATCAGCACAGACATCGTAGTGTTTATTATAGTTCAGTAGGGGGCTATACTTGTTCTTCATATTTCTGCAACATTCCTTTTCTCACCCgtaacactcttagaaaaaaatgtgctatctagaacctaaaaggattCTTTGACTGTACCCAgatgagaaccctttgaagaataatttttggttccaggtagaaccctttcggttccaggtagaactcttttggttccaggtagaactcttttgggttccattcagaaccctttccacagaggttaTCATATAGGAACAGCCAAATAATATTTTTGAACTCCTTTTTTTCAGTGTATCCTCACACAGTATGCCAGTAATGCCCTTCTCCTTCCATTTAAGCAGACTCCTGGCAGAAAACAAACGCTTATGTTTACATGAGTGGTTCCTTAAAGACTAATTGACTTCATTAGTTGCCTTTTATGGCTTGAAAGCTGTAGTCAGGCTGTAAAACAAGCTTTGTCAACCACACTGTAATTAAGTGGTTGGTAGAGCACAAACTACTTATCTGTAATGACAGAGTATCTTCAGTAAGGCTGTTCTCAGCATCATGACTATATTTTGGAATCAGTTCCAGCTGAACGTGTTTTGTACATAATCAATGAGGATGATTAAGATTTGTTATTGGATATTATTTCTCTTTACACAGATACCAAATCCACACAGGCCTTCAGCATTCCATCATCCGGCCTCGACAGCCCAACTGCCTCCCCCTAGACATGACCACACTCCCACAGCGACTGCAGGAAGCAGGGTACGCTACTCACATGGTGGGCAAATGGCATCTTGGCTTCTACAGGAAGGAGTGTCTGCCCACACGCAGAGGCTTCCACAGCTACTTTGGCTCTCTGACGGGCAGTGTGGACTACTACACGTATGGTTCCTGTGACGGACCAGGCCTGTGTGGCTACGACCTCCACGAGGGGGAGACCGTGGCCTGGGGCCGTGGAGGCAAGTTCTCCACCCACCTCTACACACAGAGGGTACGCAAGATCCTGTCCACTCACGACCCGTCCCGCCAGCCCCTCTTCATGTTCCTCTCCCTCCAGGCTGTCCACACGCCCCTTCAGTCACCCAAGGCCTACATCTACCCCTACCGCGGGATGGGGAACGTAGCCAGAAGGAAGTACGCAGCCTTGGTGTCCATCGTAGACGAGGCTGTACGCAATGTCACCTACGCTCTGCGCAAGTACGGCTACTACCGCAACAGTGTGCTCATCTTCTCCACTGACAACGGTGCCCAGCCGTTCACTGGGGGGAGTAACTGGCCCCTACGGGGACGTAAGGGGACCTACTGGGAGGGAGGTGTCCGTGGGGTGGGCTTCGTACACAGCCCACTGCTGCGTAACAAGCGGAGGGTCTCCAAGGCCCTCATGCACATCACTGACTGGTATCCAACCCTGGTGGGTCTGGCTGGGGGTAACATGTCACTGACTGAGGGTCTGGATGGCTACAATGTGTGGCCAACCATCAGTGAAGGCAAAGAGTCTCCACGCCTGGAGATACTCCATAACATTGACCCGCTCCATCGGCGCACTGGCCTGCCCCCATCTGGTTCTGGGCAGGAGGCCCAGCATTTGTGGGACACCACGGTCCAGGCTGCCATCCGGGTGGGGGACTGGAAGCTGCTAACAGGGGACCCGGGCCATGGAGACTGGGTCCCACCACAGGTACTGGCCAACTTCCCCGGCAGCTGGTGGACCCTGGAGCGGAACACTGGAGGAACAGGGAAGTCTGTGTGGCTCTTTAACATTACAGGAGACCCCTATGAACGCAGTGACCTGGCGCTGCAGAGGCCTGATGTGGTCAAACAGCTGTTAGCACGTCTGGCCTACTACAACCGCACTGCCGTCCCGGTCCGGTTCCCAACTGACGACCCCCGGGCCAACCCAGACCGCAACGGGGGAGCCTGGGTACCCTGGGTGGGGGGGGACGAAGACGAGCAGAAATGGAACGGGGTCTACAAAAAGGAGAGGAATAAAAGGAAGAAGAAATGCAAGCTGGGTAAACTGAGATCCTTTTTCAAGAAACTGAATACAAGGATAATGTCCAATAGAATATGAGCTGGGAAAGTGAATGACACTCAGTCACATGTAGCCTTCATCAGGG
Coding sequences within it:
- the arsib gene encoding arylsulfatase I, encoding MHAATSLSMVSLLSFGYLSMEWIKPNKEEHTQNDPSITFEPKQPPHIIFILTDDQGFNDIGYHNPDIRTPTLDKLASEGVKLENYYVQPICTPSRSQLITGRYQIHTGLQHSIIRPRQPNCLPLDMTTLPQRLQEAGYATHMVGKWHLGFYRKECLPTRRGFHSYFGSLTGSVDYYTYGSCDGPGLCGYDLHEGETVAWGRGGKFSTHLYTQRVRKILSTHDPSRQPLFMFLSLQAVHTPLQSPKAYIYPYRGMGNVARRKYAALVSIVDEAVRNVTYALRKYGYYRNSVLIFSTDNGAQPFTGGSNWPLRGRKGTYWEGGVRGVGFVHSPLLRNKRRVSKALMHITDWYPTLVGLAGGNMSLTEGLDGYNVWPTISEGKESPRLEILHNIDPLHRRTGLPPSGSGQEAQHLWDTTVQAAIRVGDWKLLTGDPGHGDWVPPQVLANFPGSWWTLERNTGGTGKSVWLFNITGDPYERSDLALQRPDVVKQLLARLAYYNRTAVPVRFPTDDPRANPDRNGGAWVPWVGGDEDEQKWNGVYKKERNKRKKKCKLGKLRSFFKKLNTRIMSNRI